The nucleotide sequence GCCCCCTTCTCTTGCTGCTTAAGAATTGCTATGATCTGCTCCTCTGTAAACCTTTTTTTCATCGTTCTTTCCTCCCGGATAATATTAATTATATCATCCGGACTAACTTTGTGAATGGTATCCTTTTAGGGGAGCAGGTCATTTTTGTTTTCAATATTTTTAAAGTCTATTATCTCATTAAAGTCTTAAACGAAATTTTATATATTTAATATAATTTTTACATTAGGAAACCTGTTTATATCAAAATCCTCATCGTCAAATCCCATTTCAATACCGGCAATTAAGTTAATTTAATAAAAGTTATTAAATTAACTCCGAAATTCTTTATTATTGCCCATATCTAAATGTTCGGAATGAGTATTACTTTCTAAATTTTCTGCAAGTATTCTTTTTAGTCCTTTTTCAATGCTTTTCATTCACTATATTCCTTATATCAACTTTTGAAAATTCAATTCATAAAATGTTATAAACTTTCATAGTCAGCCTTAAACCATTATCAACACGGTATTTTGTCCTTAAATTACAATAGTTTTAAGCTTAATCAATCAAATTTTATATTAAGTCCAAAGCAATACCAAATACTTTCTCTTTTTCCTTAAAACAACTTTGCTTCAAAGTCCAAATCATATAAAAATACTTTAAACGCATTTCATCAGGCTGATTCATTAGAGTCTCATACTCATCTCTTGAAAAAAACCTTTCTGCAATCTTAAAATCAATTGGCTTCATTACTTCTACGTCTATCCCAACTGGGTTTTCATCTATTGCACAAACCACCCAACTTCCTGAATGTGAAATGTTAAAATGGATTTCGCTCGGTGCTAGTAAAACAGGCTTTCCATAATCATTTGAATCGAAAACCAAATCTTTGTCTATTTTCAAAAAATAAGTTTCAAGCATTTACCATTCCTATATCCACTAAAGTTGTTATTCTCTTCACACAGCTACTATATCACATTTATAGTCCAGTCTACAGTATTTTTAAAAATATGCAGAGCTGCCTCCTAAATGACTATTGACAATGTCTGGGATAGCTCATATAATTTGAGTGATACAGTTTTTTGTAATCGTCAAATTCGAAAGGAGATGTTTTGATGTCTGTAAAAAGTGCTGAGGTGGTATTTAGCTAATTTAATATTGGCACAGGTACGCAAGATGGCCTTTAGCAATTGTGGAATGAAGTTTCTTGAAAGGACATCATTTCCTCTGTAATAAGGTTATGTCTATGTTGCCTTTGCAGCTTCTTTCGAGCAACCTGAATCGTGTATAAGTCAGATATTCGGCACGCATTGGTAGCGTGTTTTTTTATTGCCTATGAAAGTTTGATTTTATTGTATATTTGTTTATTAACCCGCAGGTGGTCGTCCTCTGCGGTATTTTTATATGCTTTTTCGGGTTGTGTAATCTCCAAATCAAGAATCAGGAAGAGTGATGCTTATGATTAAGATAAAAGTATTTATTAATAATTTGGTGAGATGCGGGACGGGTGGTTGACAAACCTTAGAGCCGGGCTACGTGACAATGAAGCTGAAAACAAAAAGAGGCTAGGACAGGAAGAAAACTAATTTATAAAGGATGGATTAAAGAGATGAATATAAAA is from Clostridia bacterium and encodes:
- a CDS encoding 4'-phosphopantetheinyl transferase superfamily protein; this encodes MLETYFLKIDKDLVFDSNDYGKPVLLAPSEIHFNISHSGSWVVCAIDENPVGIDVEVMKPIDFKIAERFFSRDEYETLMNQPDEMRLKYFYMIWTLKQSCFKEKEKVFGIALDLI